In Streptomyces sp. NBC_00569, a single genomic region encodes these proteins:
- a CDS encoding acyl-CoA dehydrogenase family protein encodes MRRTVYNEDHEAFRDTIRAFIEAEVVPVYDEWFAAGQAPRDFYYKLAELGVFGIRVPEEFGGAGIDSYKFEAVMYEETSRAGVQFGGSGVHVLLGLPYIKMLATDEQKKRFLPKFVSGEEMWALAMTEPGTGSDLAGMKTTAKLSEDGTHYVLNGAKTFITGGVHADKVIVCARTDAPTAEDRRHGISLFAVDTKSEGYSIGRKLDKLGLKTSDTAELAFVDVKVPVEDLLGEENKGFYYLGHNLASERWGIAFGAYAQAKAAVRFAKEYVQERAVFGKPVASFQNTKFELAACQAEVDAAEAVADRALEALDAGELTPAEAASAKLFCTEVAHRVIDRCLQLHGGYGFMNEYPIARLYADNRVNRIYGGTSEIMKTIIAKDMGL; translated from the coding sequence GTGCGCCGTACCGTTTACAACGAGGACCACGAGGCGTTCCGGGACACCATCCGCGCCTTCATCGAGGCCGAGGTCGTGCCCGTCTACGACGAGTGGTTCGCGGCCGGGCAGGCCCCGCGCGACTTCTACTACAAGCTCGCCGAGCTCGGCGTCTTCGGTATCCGCGTGCCCGAGGAGTTCGGCGGCGCCGGCATCGACTCGTACAAGTTCGAGGCGGTGATGTACGAGGAGACCTCGCGCGCGGGCGTGCAGTTCGGCGGCTCCGGCGTGCACGTACTGCTCGGCCTTCCGTACATCAAGATGCTCGCCACCGACGAGCAGAAGAAGCGCTTCCTGCCGAAGTTCGTCTCCGGCGAGGAGATGTGGGCCCTCGCGATGACCGAGCCGGGCACCGGCTCCGACCTCGCGGGCATGAAGACCACCGCCAAGCTGAGCGAGGACGGCACGCACTACGTCCTCAACGGCGCCAAGACCTTCATCACCGGCGGTGTCCACGCCGACAAGGTGATCGTCTGCGCCCGCACCGACGCGCCCACCGCCGAGGACCGCCGCCACGGCATCTCCCTCTTCGCCGTGGACACCAAGTCCGAGGGCTACTCCATAGGCCGCAAGCTCGACAAGCTCGGCCTGAAGACCTCCGACACCGCCGAGCTGGCGTTCGTCGACGTGAAGGTCCCCGTCGAGGACCTCCTCGGCGAGGAGAACAAGGGCTTCTACTACCTCGGCCACAACCTCGCCTCCGAGCGCTGGGGCATCGCCTTCGGCGCCTACGCGCAGGCCAAGGCCGCCGTCCGGTTCGCCAAGGAGTACGTCCAGGAGCGCGCCGTCTTCGGCAAGCCCGTCGCCTCCTTCCAGAACACCAAGTTCGAACTGGCCGCCTGCCAGGCCGAGGTGGACGCCGCCGAGGCCGTCGCCGACCGCGCCCTGGAGGCCCTCGACGCGGGCGAGCTGACCCCCGCCGAGGCCGCCAGCGCCAAGCTGTTCTGCACCGAGGTCGCGCACCGCGTCATCGACCGCTGCCTCCAGCTGCACGGCGGCTACGGCTTCATGAACGAGTACCCGATCGCGCGCCTGTACGCGGACAACCGCGTCAACCGCATCTACGGCGGCACCAGCGAGATCATGAAGACGATCATCGCGAAGGACATGGGCCTGTAA
- a CDS encoding acyl-CoA thioesterase, which yields MNQALESLLDLLDLEQIEQDIFRGQSRSAVVPRVFGGQVAAQALVAAGRTVPGERHAHSLHAYFLRPGDPGAPIVYTVDRIRDGRSFTTRRVVAVQHGQPIFHLSASFQTYEDGLEHQAAMPPAPDPETLPTAAEMLPRYADAFVEPGVAERLLEAREAVDLRYVDAPPFGSVGTPQEPRSQVWFRTNGKLHGVIDEPLLHVCLATYVSDMTLLDSVLLAHGRGGWAVGDVVGASLDHAMWFHRPFRADEWLLYDQESPSASGGRGLGQARIYTRDGQLAISVIQEGVVRVPR from the coding sequence ATGAATCAGGCACTGGAGTCCCTGCTCGATCTGCTCGACCTGGAGCAGATCGAGCAGGACATCTTCCGCGGGCAGTCCCGCTCCGCCGTCGTCCCCCGGGTCTTCGGCGGACAGGTGGCCGCCCAGGCGCTCGTCGCCGCCGGGCGCACCGTTCCCGGCGAGCGGCACGCCCACTCGCTGCACGCGTACTTCCTGCGGCCCGGTGACCCGGGCGCGCCCATCGTGTACACGGTCGACCGGATCCGCGACGGGCGCTCCTTCACCACGCGCCGCGTCGTCGCCGTCCAGCACGGGCAGCCGATCTTCCATCTCTCGGCGTCCTTCCAGACGTACGAGGACGGGCTCGAGCACCAGGCGGCCATGCCGCCCGCGCCCGACCCCGAGACGCTGCCCACCGCCGCCGAGATGCTGCCGCGCTACGCCGACGCGTTCGTCGAGCCCGGTGTCGCCGAGCGGCTCCTCGAAGCGCGCGAGGCCGTCGACCTGCGGTACGTGGACGCGCCGCCGTTCGGCAGCGTGGGCACCCCGCAGGAGCCGCGCTCGCAGGTCTGGTTCCGTACGAACGGCAAGCTCCACGGCGTCATCGACGAGCCGCTGCTGCACGTCTGCCTCGCCACGTACGTCTCCGACATGACGCTCCTCGACTCCGTGCTGCTCGCGCACGGGCGCGGGGGATGGGCCGTGGGCGACGTCGTCGGCGCCTCGCTCGACCACGCGATGTGGTTCCACCGGCCGTTCCGCGCGGACGAATGGCTCCTGTACGACCAGGAGTCGCCGTCGGCCTCGGGCGGGCGCGGCCTTGGCCAGGCCCGCATCTACACGCGCGACGGACAGCTCGCCATCTCCGTGATCCAGGAGGGCGTCGTCCGCGTCCCACGGTGA
- a CDS encoding cation diffusion facilitator family transporter: MGTSAEQTGTAGEDGGGESATTVLVAAAANLGIALAKAVAGIISGSSAMLSEAAHSVADTVTEVLLLTALKRSEKPADEEHPLGYGSERYIWAMLAAVATFVGGAVFSIYDGIHTLVAGEELGDPLVSYIVLAVAFLLEGFSLRTGIRQARGEAERIGAPVGRYLQRTPDTAVKAVVLEDAAALVGLLLAAGGLLGGQLTGSGVWDAIASLCIGALLLYVAWVLGRSNAELLIGRPLPKAVRLEIRELLAGVEHIEAVLELTTLVQGPREALVAAKVDLRDTSTAAQVEWACEEAAARLRERFPNVTRVYLDPTPGFAQRREEGLNPWG; the protein is encoded by the coding sequence ATGGGCACGAGCGCTGAGCAGACGGGAACGGCCGGAGAGGACGGCGGGGGCGAGAGCGCCACCACCGTCCTCGTGGCGGCCGCCGCCAACCTCGGGATCGCCCTCGCCAAGGCCGTCGCCGGAATCATCAGCGGGTCGAGCGCCATGCTCTCGGAGGCCGCCCACTCGGTCGCCGACACGGTCACCGAGGTGCTGCTGCTCACCGCGCTGAAGCGCAGCGAGAAGCCCGCGGACGAGGAACATCCCCTCGGCTACGGGTCCGAGCGCTACATCTGGGCCATGCTCGCCGCCGTCGCCACGTTCGTCGGCGGCGCCGTCTTCTCGATCTACGACGGCATCCACACCCTCGTGGCCGGTGAGGAGCTCGGCGACCCGCTCGTCTCGTACATCGTGCTCGCCGTCGCCTTCCTGCTGGAGGGCTTCTCGCTGCGTACGGGGATCAGACAGGCCCGGGGCGAGGCCGAACGCATCGGGGCGCCCGTGGGCCGGTATCTGCAGCGCACCCCCGACACCGCCGTGAAGGCCGTCGTCCTGGAGGACGCGGCCGCCCTCGTCGGCCTGCTCCTCGCCGCGGGCGGACTGCTCGGCGGTCAGCTCACCGGCTCCGGCGTCTGGGACGCCATCGCCTCCCTGTGCATCGGCGCGCTGCTCCTGTACGTCGCCTGGGTCCTCGGACGGTCCAACGCCGAACTCCTCATCGGGCGCCCGCTGCCCAAGGCGGTCCGCCTGGAGATCCGCGAACTGCTCGCCGGTGTCGAGCACATCGAGGCCGTACTCGAACTGACCACCCTCGTCCAGGGCCCGCGCGAGGCGCTCGTCGCGGCGAAGGTCGACCTGCGCGACACCTCGACCGCCGCGCAGGTCGAGTGGGCCTGCGAGGAGGCGGCCGCCCGGCTGCGCGAGCGGTTCCCGAACGTGACCCGGGTCTACCTCGACCCGACGCCCGGGTTCGCGCAGCGGCGCGAGGAGGGGCTCAACCCGTGGGGCTGA
- a CDS encoding phosphatase, whose product MPIPGIPSRAALVDHLIRTRIAGDVATPRDNNLSHYRRLANGDRHYWLGLELGDRWTDEQDVLAVMAERCGVNDDPEYRFGQDTIDPQLTVDALDRMGARLRKAAAGKERVLFATGHPGGLLDVHRATAAALRAAGCEIVVIPEGLSTGEGMVFQFADVAVLERGATLWHTHSPDPMAQILDGLEREGRPLPNLVVADHGWAGCAGQRGIDSIGYADCNDPALFVGEAEGTLQVTVPLDDHVTSPRHYDPMTAYLLDAAGLSPTG is encoded by the coding sequence ATGCCGATACCCGGGATCCCCAGCCGCGCCGCGCTCGTCGACCATCTGATCCGCACCCGCATCGCGGGCGACGTGGCCACACCCCGCGACAACAACCTCTCCCACTACCGCAGGCTCGCGAACGGCGACCGCCACTACTGGCTCGGCCTGGAGCTCGGCGACCGCTGGACCGACGAGCAGGACGTCCTCGCGGTGATGGCGGAGCGGTGCGGCGTGAACGACGACCCCGAGTACCGCTTCGGCCAGGACACCATCGACCCGCAGCTCACGGTCGACGCCCTGGACCGGATGGGCGCCCGGCTGCGCAAGGCGGCGGCCGGCAAGGAGCGCGTCCTGTTCGCGACGGGCCACCCGGGCGGGCTCCTCGACGTGCACCGCGCGACGGCCGCGGCGCTGCGCGCGGCGGGCTGCGAGATCGTCGTGATCCCCGAAGGCCTGTCGACGGGCGAGGGCATGGTCTTCCAGTTCGCGGACGTGGCGGTCCTGGAGCGCGGCGCGACCCTTTGGCACACGCATTCCCCGGACCCCATGGCGCAGATCCTGGACGGCCTGGAGCGCGAGGGACGCCCGCTGCCGAACCTCGTCGTCGCCGACCACGGCTGGGCGGGCTGCGCGGGCCAGCGGGGCATCGACTCCATCGGATACGCGGACTGCAACGACCCGGCGCTGTTCGTCGGCGAGGCGGAGGGCACCCTTCAGGTGACGGTGCCGCTCGACGACCACGTCACGAGCCCGCGCCACTACGACCCGATGACGGCGTATCTCCTCGACGCGGCGGGCCTCAGCCCCACGGGTTGA
- a CDS encoding PucR family transcriptional regulator produces MPDATRPAAGPSGPSAPPAPAVPPTPPVPLTALLAREDLGLRQIAGPPVGPDTVIHWAHTSEMADPYPYLLGGELLLTAGVHATESAGTGPYYDDYVARIVAAGGAALGFGVAPVHDTVPRALVAACERHGLPLLEVPPHSTFSGVTRAVWQLMAQARHAELRRVSEAQQGLATAAARPYPVPAVLRQLAQRTGGWAVLSAPDGTEVGRAGPDPSAEVSAAMAQLMRIVRPGETRLFPAPTSAADTVGGTQLAAYALGGGQGYALGTAVGHRDPGDHTIAGVAVVLLSLLTGEHQTTAEASRSAALVRLLLGEEPADVAALLGDGTWRVVHAAPDRPSPPPVSLGTPLLDATDSLVRALLPADQEVVAQEGWVMGVSGTAPTDDLAAADAQASRALTRAKATRSSLVHHHADARGLASLLDPGEVTAHARTLLAPIAHTPALTETLRTWLSLHGSWDRTATALAVHRNTVRQRIAKCATLLDTDLDDPDVRMELWFALRHAE; encoded by the coding sequence ATGCCCGACGCAACCCGGCCTGCGGCGGGCCCGTCAGGCCCCTCTGCGCCCCCCGCACCGGCCGTTCCGCCGACCCCGCCGGTCCCGCTCACCGCGCTGCTCGCCCGCGAGGACCTGGGCCTGCGCCAGATCGCGGGCCCGCCCGTGGGCCCCGACACGGTGATCCACTGGGCGCACACGTCCGAGATGGCCGACCCGTACCCGTATCTGCTCGGCGGCGAGCTGCTGCTGACCGCCGGAGTGCACGCGACGGAGTCGGCGGGCACGGGTCCCTATTACGACGACTACGTGGCGCGGATCGTCGCGGCGGGCGGGGCGGCGCTCGGCTTCGGGGTCGCGCCGGTGCACGACACGGTGCCGCGCGCCCTGGTCGCGGCCTGCGAGCGGCACGGCCTGCCGCTGCTGGAGGTACCGCCCCACTCCACGTTCAGCGGCGTGACCCGCGCGGTGTGGCAGCTGATGGCCCAGGCGCGCCACGCGGAACTGCGCCGCGTCAGCGAGGCGCAGCAGGGCCTCGCCACGGCGGCGGCACGCCCCTACCCGGTGCCCGCGGTGCTGCGGCAGCTGGCGCAGCGCACCGGCGGCTGGGCGGTGCTCAGCGCGCCGGACGGCACGGAGGTCGGCCGGGCGGGCCCCGACCCGTCGGCCGAGGTGAGCGCGGCGATGGCGCAGCTGATGCGGATCGTGCGCCCCGGCGAGACCCGCCTCTTCCCCGCGCCCACGTCGGCGGCGGACACGGTGGGCGGCACGCAGCTGGCGGCGTACGCGCTGGGAGGCGGCCAGGGCTACGCGCTGGGGACGGCGGTCGGCCACCGCGACCCCGGTGACCACACCATCGCGGGGGTGGCGGTGGTCCTGCTCTCCCTGCTCACGGGCGAACACCAGACGACGGCCGAGGCGTCGCGCTCGGCGGCCCTGGTCCGGCTCCTGCTCGGCGAGGAGCCGGCCGACGTCGCGGCGCTGCTCGGCGACGGCACGTGGCGCGTGGTCCACGCCGCACCCGACCGCCCGTCCCCGCCCCCGGTCTCCCTCGGCACGCCCCTCCTCGACGCGACCGACTCCCTCGTACGCGCCCTGCTCCCCGCGGACCAGGAGGTCGTCGCGCAGGAGGGCTGGGTGATGGGGGTGAGCGGCACGGCGCCCACGGACGACCTGGCGGCGGCCGACGCGCAGGCCTCGCGCGCCCTGACCCGGGCGAAGGCGACCCGCTCTTCGCTCGTGCACCACCACGCGGACGCGCGGGGACTCGCCTCGCTCCTCGACCCCGGGGAGGTGACGGCGCACGCCCGCACGCTCCTCGCCCCGATCGCGCACACTCCCGCGCTGACCGAGACACTGCGTACCTGGCTGTCCCTGCACGGGAGTTGGGACCGCACGGCCACGGCGCTCGCCGTCCACCGCAACACCGTGCGGCAGCGCATCGCGAAGTGCGCCACGCTCCTGGACACCGACCTGGACGACCCCGACGTGCGCATGGAGCTGTGGTTCGCCCTGCGCCACGCAGAGTGA
- a CDS encoding sodium:solute symporter: protein MAVDYTVIVVYLAGMLAMGWWGMRRAKSKSEFLVAGRRLGPMMYSGTMAAIVLGGASTIGGVGLGYQYGLSGAWMVFTIGLGLLALSVFFSARIARLKVYTVSEMLDLRYGGRSGLISGIVMWAYTLMLAVTSTIAYATIFDVLFDMNRTIAIILGGSIVVAYSTLGGMWSITLTDMVQFVVKTIGVLLLLLPIAVIKAGGFSEMKAKLPTEYFDPLGIGGETIFTYVLIYTFGMLIGQDIWQRVFTARSDKVARVGGTVAGTYCLVYAVAGAVIGTAAKVMYPKLPSADAAFATIVKDELPIGVRGLVLAAALAAVMSTSSGALIACATVANNDIWSRLRGAIKPSGQNADEPHDEVKGNRLFILIMGVAVICIAIALNNVVEALTVAYNLLVAGLLVPILGGLLWKRGTVAGALAAVVVGGLAVIGLMWGYGILANEPVYYGLLLSLAAYVVVSLATKPTDAAVLAAWRERLAGRGAETDAEPATVTQ, encoded by the coding sequence ATGGCCGTCGACTACACAGTGATCGTCGTCTATCTCGCCGGCATGCTCGCCATGGGCTGGTGGGGCATGCGCCGCGCCAAGTCCAAGAGCGAGTTCCTCGTGGCGGGCCGCAGGCTCGGCCCGATGATGTACTCCGGCACCATGGCCGCGATCGTCCTCGGCGGCGCCTCCACCATCGGCGGCGTCGGCCTCGGCTACCAGTACGGCCTGTCCGGCGCGTGGATGGTCTTCACCATCGGCCTCGGCCTGCTCGCGCTGTCCGTGTTCTTCTCGGCGCGCATCGCCCGCCTGAAGGTCTACACCGTCTCCGAGATGCTCGACCTGCGCTACGGCGGCCGGTCCGGGCTCATCTCCGGCATCGTGATGTGGGCGTACACGCTGATGCTCGCCGTCACCTCGACCATCGCCTACGCCACGATCTTCGACGTGCTGTTCGACATGAACCGCACCATCGCGATCATCCTCGGCGGCTCGATCGTCGTCGCGTACTCGACGCTCGGCGGCATGTGGTCCATCACCCTCACCGACATGGTGCAGTTCGTGGTGAAGACCATCGGCGTGCTGCTCCTGCTGCTGCCGATCGCCGTCATCAAGGCCGGCGGCTTCAGCGAGATGAAGGCCAAGCTGCCCACCGAGTACTTCGACCCGCTGGGCATCGGCGGCGAGACGATCTTCACGTACGTGCTGATCTACACCTTCGGCATGCTGATCGGCCAGGACATCTGGCAGCGCGTGTTCACGGCCCGCAGCGACAAGGTCGCCCGCGTCGGCGGCACCGTCGCGGGTACCTACTGCCTGGTCTACGCCGTCGCCGGCGCCGTCATCGGCACCGCCGCGAAGGTCATGTACCCGAAGCTGCCGAGCGCCGACGCCGCCTTCGCGACCATCGTCAAGGACGAGCTCCCCATCGGTGTGCGCGGCCTGGTGCTCGCCGCCGCGCTCGCCGCCGTCATGTCGACGTCGTCCGGCGCGCTGATCGCCTGCGCGACCGTCGCCAACAACGACATCTGGTCGCGTCTGCGGGGCGCCATCAAGCCCTCCGGCCAGAACGCCGACGAGCCCCACGACGAGGTGAAGGGCAACCGCCTCTTCATCCTGATCATGGGCGTCGCGGTGATCTGCATCGCCATCGCGCTCAACAACGTCGTCGAGGCCCTGACCGTCGCCTACAACCTGCTCGTCGCCGGGCTCCTCGTGCCGATCCTCGGCGGTCTGCTGTGGAAGCGCGGCACCGTGGCCGGCGCCCTCGCCGCCGTCGTCGTCGGCGGACTCGCCGTCATCGGCCTGATGTGGGGCTACGGGATCCTCGCCAACGAGCCCGTGTACTACGGCCTCCTGCTGTCCCTCGCCGCGTACGTCGTGGTCTCCCTCGCCACCAAGCCGACCGACGCCGCGGTGCTCGCCGCCTGGCGCGAACGGCTCGCCGGGCGCGGGGCGGAGACGGACGCGGAGCCGGCCACCGTCACTCAGTAA
- the speB gene encoding agmatinase, with the protein MSSNETPRGPVDSSRVPRYAGPATFARLPRLDEVGTADVAVVGVPFDTGVSYRPGARFGGNAIREASRLLRPYNPAQDASPFALAQVADAGDIAANPFNINEAVETIEAAADDLLGTGARMMTLGGDHTIALPLLRSVAKKHGPVALLHFDAHLDTWDTYFGAEYTHGTPFRRAVEEGILDTEALSHVGTRGPLYGKQDLTDDEKMGFGIVTSADIYRRGADEVADQLRQRIGDRPLYISIDIDCLDPAHAPGTGTPEAGGMTSRELLEILRGLSSCNLVSADVVEVAPAYDHAEITAVAASHTAYELTTIMSRQIAQSRAAK; encoded by the coding sequence ATGAGCAGCAACGAGACGCCCCGCGGTCCGGTCGACTCCTCCCGCGTCCCGCGGTATGCCGGTCCCGCCACCTTCGCCCGGCTGCCCCGCCTCGACGAGGTGGGCACCGCGGACGTGGCCGTCGTGGGCGTGCCCTTCGACACGGGCGTCTCGTACCGGCCGGGCGCCCGCTTCGGCGGCAACGCGATCCGCGAGGCGTCCCGGCTGCTGCGCCCCTACAACCCGGCGCAGGACGCCTCCCCGTTCGCCCTCGCGCAGGTGGCGGACGCCGGTGACATCGCGGCCAACCCGTTCAACATCAACGAGGCCGTCGAGACGATCGAGGCCGCGGCCGACGACCTCCTCGGCACCGGCGCCCGCATGATGACGCTCGGCGGCGACCACACCATCGCGCTGCCGCTGCTGCGCTCGGTCGCCAAGAAGCACGGCCCGGTCGCGCTGCTCCACTTCGACGCGCACCTCGACACGTGGGACACGTACTTCGGCGCCGAGTACACGCACGGCACCCCGTTCCGTCGCGCCGTCGAGGAGGGCATCCTCGACACCGAGGCGCTCTCCCACGTCGGCACGCGCGGCCCGCTGTACGGCAAGCAGGACCTCACCGACGACGAGAAGATGGGCTTCGGCATCGTCACCTCGGCGGACATCTACCGCCGCGGCGCCGACGAGGTCGCCGACCAGCTGCGCCAGCGCATCGGCGACCGCCCGCTGTACATCTCCATCGACATCGACTGCCTCGACCCGGCCCACGCGCCCGGCACCGGCACCCCCGAGGCCGGCGGCATGACCTCGCGCGAGCTCCTGGAGATCCTGCGCGGCCTGTCGTCCTGCAACCTCGTCTCCGCCGACGTCGTCGAGGTCGCCCCGGCCTACGACCACGCGGAGATCACCGCCGTCGCCGCCTCGCACACCGCGTACGAGCTGACGACGATCATGTCCCGCCAGATCGCGCAGAGCCGCGCGGCGAAGTAG
- a CDS encoding thiamine pyrophosphate-binding protein, protein MTHDHDLELLPTAAQTEAALNPPPGRNGGDLVVETLHGLGASTVFGLPGQHALGMFDALRRSDLRYVGLRVENNAGFAADAYGRVTGEVAPLLLSTGPGALMSLAALQEAAAASAPVLAIGSQIPVAGLGGGRHGYLHELRDQQASFRDVVKSVHTVRTQSQIPSAIAAAWESALTAPHGPVWVEIPQDVLLAQTALPVVTAMDATPRDLVPRPELTAVAADLLSRAERPVIIAGGGVVRSDASGKLVALAEKVNAPVVCTFGGKGAFPWEHPLSLQSWMEDRHTTDLLEDADVLLVVGSGLGELSSNYHTFAPRGRVIQIEADAGKLESNHPALGIHADARLALSALLDTVTDRPDPSVPERVATLLAAVRERLDGQDLSFEREILGSVRAALPASSPSFWDMTILAYWAWSAWPGALHSAQGAGGLGYGFPAALGAAAADPSKPVLAVSGDGGAMYSIAELATAKQYNLPVTWLIVDDGGYGILREYMTDAFGEATATELSRPDFVALAESFGVPGVRTSPETLQDDLAKALAEPGPSVVVLPALLKMFAPTHLG, encoded by the coding sequence ATGACCCACGACCACGACCTGGAACTGCTGCCCACGGCCGCGCAGACCGAAGCCGCCCTGAACCCTCCGCCCGGCCGCAACGGCGGTGACCTCGTCGTCGAGACGCTGCACGGCCTCGGCGCGTCCACCGTCTTCGGGCTCCCCGGCCAGCACGCGCTCGGCATGTTCGACGCGCTGCGCCGCTCGGACCTGCGGTACGTGGGCCTGCGCGTGGAGAACAACGCGGGCTTCGCGGCCGACGCGTACGGGCGCGTGACCGGTGAGGTCGCGCCCCTCCTGCTCTCCACCGGACCCGGCGCCCTGATGTCGCTCGCCGCGCTCCAGGAGGCGGCGGCCGCGTCGGCGCCCGTCCTGGCCATCGGCAGCCAGATCCCGGTCGCCGGGCTCGGCGGCGGACGCCACGGCTATCTGCATGAACTCCGCGACCAGCAGGCCTCGTTCCGGGACGTGGTCAAGTCCGTCCACACCGTGCGGACGCAGTCGCAGATCCCTTCCGCGATCGCCGCCGCCTGGGAGTCCGCCCTCACCGCGCCGCACGGCCCGGTCTGGGTGGAGATCCCGCAGGACGTGCTTCTCGCGCAGACGGCCCTTCCGGTCGTCACGGCGATGGACGCGACCCCGCGCGACCTCGTGCCGCGCCCCGAACTGACCGCCGTGGCAGCGGACTTGCTGTCCCGCGCCGAGCGCCCCGTGATCATCGCGGGCGGCGGCGTCGTACGGTCGGACGCGAGCGGCAAGCTGGTCGCGCTCGCGGAGAAGGTCAATGCCCCGGTCGTGTGCACCTTCGGCGGCAAGGGCGCGTTCCCCTGGGAGCACCCGCTCTCGCTCCAGTCGTGGATGGAGGACCGCCACACGACGGACCTCCTGGAGGACGCGGACGTCCTCCTCGTCGTCGGCTCCGGCCTGGGCGAACTCTCTTCGAACTACCACACGTTCGCGCCGCGCGGCCGGGTGATCCAGATCGAGGCGGACGCCGGAAAGCTGGAGTCCAACCACCCGGCGCTCGGCATCCACGCCGACGCGCGCCTGGCGCTCTCGGCGCTCCTGGACACGGTCACGGACCGCCCGGACCCGTCGGTGCCCGAACGGGTCGCGACGCTCCTGGCCGCGGTCCGTGAACGCCTCGACGGCCAGGACCTGTCCTTCGAACGCGAGATCCTGGGGTCCGTGAGGGCGGCACTCCCGGCCTCCTCCCCCTCCTTCTGGGACATGACGATCCTGGCGTACTGGGCCTGGTCGGCATGGCCGGGCGCGCTGCACTCGGCGCAGGGCGCGGGCGGCCTCGGCTACGGCTTCCCGGCCGCGCTCGGCGCCGCCGCGGCCGATCCGTCGAAGCCGGTCCTCGCGGTCTCGGGCGACGGCGGCGCGATGTACTCGATCGCGGAACTGGCCACGGCGAAGCAGTACAACCTGCCGGTGACCTGGCTGATCGTGGACGACGGCGGCTACGGCATCCTGCGCGAGTACATGACGGACGCGTTCGGCGAAGCCACGGCGACGGAGCTCTCGCGCCCGGACTTCGTGGCGCTGGCGGAGTCGTTCGGGGTCCCGGGCGTCCGCACGTCCCCGGAGACGCTCCAGGACGACCTGGCCAAGGCACTCGCGGAACCGGGCCCGTCGGTCGTGGTGCTCCCCGCACTGCTGAAGATGTTCGCGCCCACGCATCTGGGCTGA
- a CDS encoding serine hydrolase has product MTRRISIRAARVLPAVVAAGVLVPVVAGAAPASAATAPQVTCTSDKAGLAAKLQKDITAALASRKGTVAVGLHDRTTNTTCSLRATSSYDSASVVKVTVLATLLWDAKKTNRYLTTREANLATAMITKSDNAATTSLWKQLGTTKVKGFLKAAGMTRTVPGSGGYWGLTQINVQDEQKLLSLVTAKNSVLSDNSRAYILKLMGKVVSSQRWGTPAGAPSSVAVHVKNGWLERSTHGWRVHSIGAFQGGGHDYTISVLTHGNSTMSYGVDTIQAVARAIHKDLTPTAPAASRYTPTSTPKEAFVAVPQK; this is encoded by the coding sequence ATGACTCGCCGCATATCCATACGTGCTGCCCGCGTGCTTCCGGCGGTCGTCGCCGCCGGGGTGCTCGTGCCGGTCGTCGCGGGCGCCGCGCCCGCGTCCGCCGCGACCGCACCGCAGGTCACCTGCACCTCGGACAAGGCCGGCCTTGCCGCCAAGCTGCAGAAGGACATCACCGCCGCCCTCGCGAGCCGTAAGGGGACCGTTGCCGTCGGGCTCCACGACCGGACCACGAACACCACGTGCTCCCTGCGGGCCACGTCCTCGTACGACTCCGCCAGTGTCGTGAAGGTGACCGTTCTCGCCACGCTGCTCTGGGACGCCAAGAAGACCAACCGGTATCTGACGACACGCGAGGCGAACCTCGCCACCGCCATGATCACCAAGTCGGACAACGCGGCCACCACATCGCTGTGGAAGCAGCTCGGCACGACCAAGGTGAAGGGCTTCCTGAAGGCCGCCGGGATGACGCGGACCGTGCCGGGGTCCGGTGGCTACTGGGGGCTGACCCAGATCAACGTCCAGGACGAGCAGAAGCTGCTCTCGCTGGTCACCGCCAAGAACTCCGTCCTCAGCGACAACTCCCGCGCCTACATCCTCAAGCTCATGGGGAAGGTCGTCTCGTCGCAGCGGTGGGGCACCCCGGCCGGCGCGCCCTCGTCCGTCGCCGTGCACGTCAAGAACGGCTGGCTGGAGCGCTCCACGCACGGCTGGCGCGTGCACAGCATCGGCGCGTTCCAGGGCGGCGGACACGACTACACGATCTCCGTCCTGACGCACGGCAACAGCACGATGAGTTACGGCGTGGACACGATCCAGGCCGTGGCGCGGGCCATCCACAAGGACCTGACGCCGACCGCCCCCGCCGCGTCCCGGTACACGCCGACCAGCACGCCCAAGGAGGCGTTCGTCGCCGTACCGCAGAAGTGA